The Clostridiaceae bacterium HFYG-1003 genome includes a window with the following:
- a CDS encoding S1-like domain-containing RNA-binding protein, translating to MNYKLGEVNEMSVKREAPFGVYLDAGTGNTSDDVLLPAGSMTQKVELGEIIPVFIYRDSEDRIIATMKEPLIRVGEVRKLKVVGSNQSGSFINIGLERDVFVPKKEQKYLIETGKEYLFKLYVDKTDRLCATTDVSGALELPPEGTFERNDTVTARIVGRQQNGALQAAINDTYKAILFKDEFFTDVQPGDVIEARILKFLDDGKPSLTLRSELKKERQDLKQEILSALRAEGGSIPYNDRSTPEEIKQRFNTSKNYFKIALGNLMKTGKVYQDETGTHLKKGNEDDKR from the coding sequence ATGAATTATAAACTGGGCGAAGTCAATGAAATGAGCGTCAAGCGGGAAGCCCCGTTCGGCGTGTATCTGGACGCCGGAACCGGCAATACCAGCGATGATGTTCTTCTGCCGGCTGGCAGCATGACACAGAAAGTTGAGCTGGGAGAAATCATCCCGGTCTTCATCTATCGGGATTCCGAAGATCGGATCATTGCCACCATGAAGGAGCCGCTCATCCGAGTGGGAGAAGTAAGAAAACTGAAAGTCGTGGGATCCAATCAAAGTGGTTCCTTTATCAACATCGGCCTGGAACGAGATGTATTTGTTCCAAAGAAAGAACAGAAATATCTCATCGAAACCGGCAAAGAATACTTATTTAAGTTATATGTTGATAAAACGGACCGGCTGTGTGCCACCACCGATGTCAGTGGAGCTCTGGAACTCCCTCCGGAAGGGACATTTGAGCGCAACGATACCGTGACTGCAAGGATTGTCGGCCGTCAGCAGAACGGCGCGCTTCAGGCCGCCATCAATGATACCTACAAAGCGATCCTGTTCAAGGATGAATTTTTCACGGATGTCCAGCCGGGCGATGTGATTGAGGCGAGAATCCTGAAGTTCCTGGATGACGGCAAGCCATCCCTGACTCTGCGCAGTGAACTGAAGAAGGAACGTCAGGATCTGAAGCAGGAAATTCTCAGTGCGCTGCGGGCCGAAGGCGGTTCAATCCCATACAATGACCGCAGCACGCCCGAAGAAATCAAGCAGCGGTTCAATACTTCAAAGAATTATTTCAAAATCGCGCTGGGCAACTTGATGAAGACGGGGAAAGTCTACCAGGACGAAACCGGCACGCACCTGAAGAAGGGAAACGAAGATGATAAGCGTTAA
- a CDS encoding phosphoribosylformylglycinamidine synthase — MQEHFEVYVEKKPGLEIQSDALTRELNDSGLCRGRVRVINRYLMANLSKDEYRDSIYKVFADKNADQIYFSLEEAAQNNPYLITELLPGQFDMRANAAEECLQLIYGNFNAKVKFQTLIVFGEELTAEQRAAIRKTLINPVEMREGSLAAAFQDSLPDRNLPSVYAGFSKLDESGLKEFYDSRQLAMSLADLACIQEYFLAEGRDPNETELKVLDTYWSDHCRHTTFQTELTGVEFLPGTEQEEAAYQMYCALREKLGRASRPQTLMELATIGTKALKASGQVTDLDESEEINACSIIRSLRTEEGTEPTIIQFKNETHNHPTEIEPFGGAATCLGGAIRDPLAGRAYVYQAMRVTGAMDPTQDPAQTLAGKLPQKTISLQAARGYSSYGNQIGLAAGVVHEIYHPGYVAKRMEVGAVIGSAPVHSVVRKQPQAGDVVLLVGGRTGRDGVGGATGSSKSHDVTSMETSGAEVQKGNAPTERKLQRLLRNDAARRLIKRCNDFGAGGVSVAVGELAEGLAIDLDQVPLKYQGLTATETAVSESQERMAMVITPADLAEFTGYLDQENLESAVIATVTDDARLVMNWRGQTVVDLKRSFLDSAGASQYQAVVIEPAGLLPGEASGELTRERILTELDQLNNQSQKSLHELFDSTNGCATVTLPYGGRDQETEASHMAALIPVGDAVSRDASVMTYGFDPFVSQADQFKGAYLAVVESLGKMAASGAGIDNARLSFQEYFQKLGNSAVTWGKPMKSLLGALKAQLDFGTPAIGGKDSMSGTFGEIHVPPTLISFAVNTMPGERVLSNALKGSGILYQVVTTRADGYPEAPQLLAASRLIQAANEQNMILACDTTARGSVMTLLNMAWGNQAGMDVTLIKPYFERRPADFLLEIDPALEAQWLVLASSYDIQPQRLGTANPSGRLCLNGIELTAAETREAAHRRLSPVFRRSRKDGDAVENLAGPKVAPSDPAPAAMECPRVLITVFPGSNCEYDLARAFRKAGADPSVFVFRNRDQADIRQSVGDLAREIRRSQILMIPGGFSAGDEPDGSGKFIANVLRNPEIASAIEDLLEVRQGLILGICNGFQALVRLGLLPYGRIVEPREDMPMLASNEIGRHMDTISRVRVASNASPWLAYVRPGEVFSVPISHGEGRFMAPSDVLEQLKQNGQIITQYCDPSGNATMAQPHNPNGSLLAIEGIISPNGRVLGKMGHNERWQEGLFRNYPGEFDMKLFQAGVDYFRRK, encoded by the coding sequence ATGCAGGAGCATTTCGAGGTGTATGTCGAAAAAAAACCGGGTCTGGAGATCCAAAGCGACGCCCTGACCAGGGAGTTAAATGATTCCGGATTATGCCGCGGGCGGGTTCGAGTCATTAATCGATATTTAATGGCCAACCTTTCAAAAGATGAGTATCGTGATTCCATATATAAAGTTTTTGCCGACAAGAATGCCGATCAGATCTATTTCTCTTTGGAGGAAGCGGCACAAAACAATCCATATCTCATCACCGAGCTGCTGCCGGGTCAGTTCGACATGAGAGCCAATGCGGCAGAAGAATGTCTGCAGCTGATTTATGGAAATTTCAACGCGAAAGTGAAATTTCAAACTCTGATTGTTTTTGGCGAAGAGCTGACGGCCGAGCAGCGCGCAGCCATCCGAAAAACGCTGATTAATCCAGTGGAAATGCGGGAAGGCAGTCTGGCTGCTGCATTCCAGGATTCTCTGCCGGATCGCAATCTTCCCTCTGTCTATGCCGGCTTCAGCAAACTGGATGAGTCCGGACTGAAGGAATTTTATGACAGCCGCCAGCTGGCCATGAGTCTGGCTGATCTGGCCTGCATTCAGGAATACTTCCTGGCTGAAGGACGCGATCCCAACGAAACGGAACTTAAGGTGCTGGATACCTACTGGTCGGATCACTGCCGGCATACGACGTTCCAGACTGAACTGACCGGCGTCGAGTTCCTTCCGGGAACCGAGCAGGAAGAGGCAGCCTATCAAATGTACTGTGCTCTGCGTGAGAAACTGGGCAGGGCCAGCCGGCCGCAGACGCTGATGGAACTGGCCACCATCGGGACAAAGGCGCTGAAAGCATCCGGCCAGGTGACGGATCTGGATGAGTCAGAAGAAATCAACGCCTGCAGCATCATTCGCTCCCTCCGCACAGAGGAAGGTACAGAACCTACCATTATTCAGTTCAAGAACGAAACCCATAATCATCCGACTGAAATCGAACCCTTCGGCGGGGCGGCAACCTGCCTGGGTGGAGCAATCCGGGATCCTCTGGCCGGTCGGGCTTATGTCTATCAGGCCATGCGCGTCACCGGGGCAATGGATCCGACGCAGGATCCGGCTCAGACATTGGCCGGCAAGCTGCCGCAGAAGACCATTTCCCTTCAGGCGGCTCGCGGCTACTCCAGCTATGGCAATCAGATCGGTCTGGCAGCAGGGGTAGTTCATGAAATTTACCATCCCGGGTATGTAGCGAAACGCATGGAAGTGGGTGCTGTCATTGGATCCGCACCCGTTCACAGTGTGGTTCGCAAACAGCCCCAGGCCGGCGATGTCGTTCTTCTGGTCGGCGGTCGGACCGGACGCGACGGAGTTGGTGGTGCCACCGGTTCTTCCAAGAGCCATGACGTGACCTCCATGGAAACCTCCGGAGCTGAAGTCCAAAAGGGAAATGCTCCCACCGAGCGCAAGCTCCAGCGTCTGCTGCGCAACGATGCAGCGCGCCGTCTCATCAAGCGCTGCAATGACTTTGGTGCCGGCGGCGTCAGCGTTGCCGTGGGCGAACTGGCTGAAGGCCTGGCCATCGATCTGGATCAGGTGCCATTGAAGTATCAGGGACTGACCGCCACCGAAACAGCGGTCTCAGAATCTCAGGAACGAATGGCCATGGTCATCACACCGGCTGATCTTGCTGAATTCACCGGCTATCTGGACCAGGAAAACCTCGAATCTGCCGTCATTGCAACGGTGACGGACGACGCCCGGCTGGTGATGAACTGGCGTGGTCAGACCGTCGTCGATCTCAAGCGCAGTTTTCTTGACTCGGCCGGTGCCAGTCAGTATCAGGCGGTTGTCATTGAACCGGCAGGTCTGCTCCCCGGCGAAGCCTCGGGTGAATTGACCCGGGAACGAATTCTGACCGAACTGGATCAGCTGAATAACCAAAGTCAGAAAAGCCTCCACGAACTGTTCGACTCCACCAATGGATGTGCCACAGTCACTCTGCCTTATGGCGGACGTGATCAGGAGACCGAAGCGTCTCACATGGCAGCGCTTATTCCGGTCGGCGATGCCGTATCCAGGGATGCCAGCGTCATGACCTACGGCTTTGATCCTTTCGTTTCTCAGGCAGATCAGTTCAAAGGAGCCTATCTGGCCGTCGTTGAATCATTGGGCAAGATGGCGGCTTCCGGAGCCGGAATTGACAACGCCAGACTGTCTTTTCAGGAATATTTCCAAAAGCTGGGCAACTCGGCGGTCACTTGGGGCAAGCCCATGAAATCGCTGCTGGGGGCATTGAAGGCTCAGCTGGATTTCGGAACGCCGGCGATTGGCGGAAAAGATTCCATGAGCGGCACCTTTGGTGAGATCCATGTTCCGCCCACGCTGATTTCCTTTGCGGTAAACACGATGCCGGGAGAACGGGTTCTGTCCAACGCACTGAAGGGCAGCGGCATCCTGTACCAGGTGGTGACTACCAGGGCCGATGGATACCCCGAGGCGCCACAGTTGCTGGCAGCTTCCCGGCTGATTCAGGCAGCCAATGAACAGAATATGATTCTGGCCTGTGACACCACCGCCCGCGGCAGCGTGATGACGCTGCTCAACATGGCCTGGGGCAACCAGGCCGGGATGGACGTCACCTTGATTAAACCGTACTTTGAACGCCGGCCAGCCGACTTCCTGCTGGAAATCGACCCGGCTCTGGAAGCTCAATGGCTTGTCCTGGCGTCTTCTTATGACATTCAGCCCCAGCGCCTGGGCACTGCGAATCCTTCAGGCAGACTGTGCCTCAACGGAATCGAACTCACCGCGGCTGAAACCCGCGAAGCGGCTCACCGGAGGCTGAGTCCTGTTTTCCGCCGCAGCCGCAAAGATGGCGACGCGGTCGAAAACCTCGCCGGCCCGAAGGTCGCTCCTTCGGATCCAGCACCTGCAGCCATGGAGTGCCCCAGGGTTCTGATTACCGTGTTCCCCGGGTCCAACTGCGAGTACGACCTGGCCAGAGCATTCCGCAAGGCAGGAGCCGATCCGTCAGTGTTTGTCTTCCGCAACCGCGATCAGGCAGACATCCGGCAATCGGTCGGGGACCTGGCCCGCGAGATTCGCCGGAGCCAGATTCTCATGATTCCCGGCGGCTTCTCCGCAGGCGATGAACCGGACGGATCGGGCAAATTCATTGCCAACGTCCTGCGCAATCCGGAAATCGCCTCAGCCATTGAAGATCTGCTGGAGGTTCGCCAGGGACTGATTCTGGGTATCTGCAACGGATTCCAGGCTTTGGTCCGGCTGGGCCTGCTCCCGTACGGCCGCATCGTCGAGCCGCGAGAAGACATGCCGATGCTCGCTTCCAACGAGATCGGACGACATATGGACACCATTTCCAGAGTTCGCGTTGCCTCCAACGCTTCCCCCTGGCTTGCCTATGTCCGGCCGGGTGAAGTGTTCTCGGTGCCGATCTCTCACGGAGAAGGACGGTTCATGGCTCCCTCAGACGTACTGGAGCAATTAAAACAGAACGGTCAGATCATCACTCAGTACTGCGATCCATCAGGAAATGCGACCATGGCCCAGCCCCACAATCCCAACGGATCACTGCTGGCCATCGAAGGCATTATTTCCCCCAATGGCCGTGTCCTGGGTAAGATGGGGCACAATGAACGCTGGCAGGAAGGCCTGTTCCGGAACTATCCCGGAGAGTTTGACATGAAACTGTTCCAGGCCGGTGTGGATTATTTCAGACGAAAGTAA
- a CDS encoding NAD(+) synthase produces MNFLKAAAVCSKVSVANPAANAAEIITLLEQLNEKKISVAVFPELCVTGYTCGDLFLQDQLLEESDLALNKIRKASSGSNLFFAVGAPIRIGSRLYNCAVAMQNGRILGIVPKSYLPNSNEFYEKRWFSPAELAEPIQSISWGADEIPFGRLLFQSQGVTLGIELCEDLWAPSPPSTDLALAGAQVILNLSASNELIAKSDYRRSLIQNQSARLLGAYLYASTGVHESSTDVVFSGHLLIAENGVILAENERFQLDSEWIHGWIDADRLNNERRRSTSMADSVARTTYQTVSFDLVQPDLTGFDRPVDPTPFIPRDDSDMVRRCREIFAIQAHGLAKRLRAIGTNHCVIGISGGLDSTLALLVIQKALRINGADPSAILTVTMPGFGTTDRTYQNAISLCREMGTDLREINIVEASLQHFRDIGHDPAQHDATYENTQARERTQILMDLANKEGGIVVGTGDLSELALGWATYNGDHMSMYGVNASVPKTLVRYLVRYAAVHESPESVRRILEDILDTPISPELLPKAQNGEIAQKTEDLIGPYELHDFFLYHMMRYGATPEKIAFLAGHAFRDRYSSDIIHHWLNVFIRRFFTNQFKRSALPDGPKVGSVALSPRGDWKMPSDVTWRAWMKD; encoded by the coding sequence ATGAATTTTTTAAAAGCAGCTGCTGTCTGTTCTAAAGTATCTGTGGCCAACCCGGCTGCCAATGCAGCGGAAATTATAACCCTGCTGGAACAACTGAATGAGAAGAAAATATCGGTCGCAGTATTTCCTGAGCTCTGCGTCACGGGATACACCTGCGGAGATTTGTTCTTACAGGATCAGCTCCTGGAGGAATCGGATCTGGCCTTGAACAAAATTCGGAAAGCCTCATCAGGGAGCAATCTGTTTTTTGCTGTCGGCGCTCCGATCCGGATTGGCAGTCGTCTCTACAACTGTGCCGTTGCCATGCAGAATGGCCGGATCCTGGGAATCGTCCCCAAAAGTTATCTGCCCAATTCCAATGAATTTTACGAAAAGCGCTGGTTTTCACCGGCTGAACTGGCTGAACCAATCCAGTCCATTTCCTGGGGTGCGGATGAGATTCCGTTTGGCCGCCTGTTGTTCCAGAGCCAGGGAGTCACCTTGGGCATCGAGCTGTGCGAGGATCTTTGGGCACCGTCTCCCCCATCGACGGATCTCGCGCTGGCCGGTGCCCAGGTGATTTTGAACCTGTCAGCGTCCAATGAACTCATTGCAAAGTCAGACTATCGCCGCAGCTTAATCCAGAATCAGAGTGCCCGGCTACTGGGAGCCTACCTTTATGCTTCCACCGGGGTTCATGAATCCTCGACGGATGTGGTGTTCTCAGGACACCTGCTTATTGCTGAAAACGGCGTGATTCTGGCGGAAAACGAGCGGTTTCAGCTGGACAGCGAATGGATTCATGGCTGGATTGATGCCGACCGGCTGAACAATGAACGTCGGCGCTCCACCAGCATGGCGGACAGCGTGGCCCGAACCACTTATCAGACGGTTTCCTTTGATCTGGTCCAACCGGACCTGACCGGGTTTGACCGCCCGGTGGATCCCACGCCGTTTATTCCGCGAGATGATTCCGATATGGTCCGGCGGTGCCGGGAGATCTTTGCCATTCAGGCCCATGGGCTGGCCAAGCGGCTTCGGGCCATCGGAACCAACCACTGCGTCATCGGCATTTCCGGCGGTCTGGATTCGACCCTCGCTCTTCTGGTCATCCAGAAAGCCCTGCGAATCAACGGAGCGGACCCATCTGCCATCCTTACCGTTACCATGCCGGGCTTCGGGACCACGGACCGGACGTATCAGAATGCCATCAGCCTGTGCCGGGAAATGGGAACCGATCTGAGGGAGATCAACATTGTGGAGGCCTCTCTGCAGCACTTCCGGGATATCGGACATGATCCGGCCCAGCACGACGCCACCTATGAAAATACCCAGGCACGCGAGCGGACTCAGATTCTGATGGATCTGGCAAACAAGGAAGGCGGGATTGTGGTGGGAACCGGTGATTTATCCGAACTGGCCCTGGGCTGGGCAACCTACAATGGCGACCACATGAGCATGTATGGTGTCAATGCCTCCGTTCCCAAGACTCTGGTTCGCTATCTGGTACGCTACGCGGCCGTCCATGAATCCCCTGAATCGGTTCGCCGGATTCTGGAAGACATCCTGGATACTCCGATATCACCGGAACTGCTGCCGAAAGCTCAGAATGGTGAAATCGCTCAGAAAACCGAAGATCTGATCGGACCATATGAGCTGCATGATTTCTTCCTGTACCATATGATGCGCTACGGGGCAACCCCGGAAAAAATCGCCTTTCTGGCTGGCCACGCATTCCGGGACCGCTATTCCAGCGACATCATCCATCACTGGCTGAACGTGTTCATCCGACGGTTTTTCACCAATCAGTTCAAGCGCTCCGCATTGCCCGATGGTCCCAAGGTCGGTTCCGTCGCGCTGTCCCCCCGAGGAGACTGGAAAATGCCCTCCGATGTCACCTGGAGGGCCTGGATGAAGGATTGA
- a CDS encoding gamma carbonic anhydrase family protein produces the protein MNSRDQITAPSSCFVAEGVRLSGQVSLEDHSSIWYNAVLRGDGPVSIGMYTNIQDLSMVHCDPNKELHIGNYVTIGHQAMIHNLQIGHNSLIGMGAILLDDVIVGENCIVGAGSLVTQGTIISDGQVWFGSPAKYRRDITSEEVEANRISALHYSELAKEHQHEL, from the coding sequence ATGAATTCAAGAGATCAGATCACAGCGCCTTCCTCCTGTTTTGTGGCGGAAGGAGTTCGGCTTTCCGGGCAGGTCAGCCTGGAAGACCACAGCAGCATATGGTATAACGCAGTCCTTCGCGGAGACGGTCCTGTTTCGATCGGAATGTATACCAATATACAGGACCTCTCGATGGTTCACTGTGATCCCAACAAAGAGTTACATATTGGAAATTATGTAACCATAGGCCACCAGGCAATGATTCATAATTTACAAATTGGACACAATTCATTGATTGGTATGGGAGCCATTTTGCTGGATGACGTAATCGTCGGCGAGAACTGCATCGTTGGAGCAGGCAGTCTGGTAACCCAGGGAACCATCATTTCCGACGGCCAGGTGTGGTTCGGTTCACCCGCCAAATATCGCAGAGACATCACATCGGAGGAAGTAGAGGCCAATCGCATCTCAGCCCTCCATTATTCTGAATTAGCAAAGGAGCATCAGCATGAATTATAA
- a CDS encoding cation-translocating P-type ATPase, producing MWFNKSTEQVLSELNVDLEQGLSSEEVAKRLEQYGYNRLPEQKRKSILSMFLAQLQDTMIYILLAATVLSAFMGDYAEAVIIIVVVLLNAVIGVFQENKAEQAMEALKKLTTPRAYVRRNGQVVEVDSQEIVPGDIVEIDAGRFIPADLRLIESSNLQIEESALTGESVPSEKYASFVADTDNLPLGDRKNMAFMTTLATYGRGVGVVVANAVESEIGKIAKILEEDNEEMTPLQKRLDHFGKILGFICLGVAGVMLVVGILQNRGAKDMLLTAISLAVAAIPEGLPAIVAIVLALGVTRMSKNNAIVKKLPSVETLGSVNVICSDKTGTLTQNKMTVVKSYTYENMHQIDADINQVESDEDERMLVKSFVLCSDATANPEQTTGDPTEIAFIVYGNRIGLTKEALNKEFPRVSEKPFDSDRKLMSTCNREYDRYVVHTKGAVDNLLKISTKAYVDGRVVPMTSQIRDTYLAEAENLSNEALRVLGAAYKFIDHVAGPEEMEHDLIFLGMVGMIDPPRLEVKDSVAIAKRAGVKTIMITGDHKNTAVAIAKELGIADKKEQALTGSEIEEMDEAEFIENINNWRVFARVSPEHKVKIVRAFKSHGNIVSMTGDGVNDAPSLKFADIGVAMGITGTDVSKGAADMILTDDNFTTIVRAVEEGRNIYANIKKAVIFLLSCNLGEIISIFFAVLLGWPIPLLATQILWVNLVTDTFPAISLGVDPGDPDAMLKKPRNPKDSFFSNGAGVRAIIGGTLIGLLTLGAFVWGLMERGVPFSQMTSDLEHNDALVYARTMAFVVLAASQLFYSLSMRNPIKSIFQVGLFSNIYLAGSIVLGMLLQLVVIEVPFLANAFGVHALPPKDWLIVIGFALIPLAVNELIKAIERIFDKDHSDNEF from the coding sequence ATGTGGTTTAACAAATCCACAGAACAGGTCCTGTCGGAGCTGAATGTCGACCTTGAACAAGGTCTCTCCAGCGAAGAAGTGGCCAAACGGCTTGAACAGTACGGTTACAACCGTCTGCCCGAGCAGAAGCGGAAATCGATCCTGTCGATGTTCCTCGCGCAGCTTCAGGATACGATGATCTATATCCTGCTTGCCGCCACGGTTTTATCCGCCTTCATGGGCGACTATGCCGAAGCCGTCATTATTATCGTCGTCGTACTCCTGAATGCTGTCATCGGCGTTTTCCAGGAAAACAAGGCCGAGCAGGCCATGGAAGCCCTCAAGAAGCTCACCACGCCGCGGGCTTATGTTCGCCGCAACGGGCAGGTCGTTGAAGTCGACTCACAGGAAATTGTACCCGGCGATATCGTCGAAATCGATGCCGGCCGGTTTATTCCGGCGGATCTGCGACTGATCGAATCCTCCAATCTGCAGATTGAGGAATCCGCCCTGACCGGTGAATCCGTACCTTCGGAAAAATACGCCAGCTTTGTCGCTGATACGGATAATCTGCCCCTGGGCGACCGTAAGAACATGGCGTTCATGACCACTCTTGCCACCTACGGCCGCGGTGTCGGTGTCGTTGTTGCCAATGCCGTTGAATCTGAAATCGGAAAAATCGCGAAGATTCTGGAAGAAGATAATGAAGAAATGACCCCACTGCAGAAGCGTCTGGATCATTTCGGAAAAATCCTCGGATTTATCTGTCTGGGCGTTGCCGGTGTCATGCTCGTTGTGGGAATCCTGCAGAATCGCGGAGCCAAAGACATGCTTCTGACTGCCATCTCTCTGGCTGTCGCAGCCATTCCCGAAGGACTCCCTGCCATTGTCGCGATTGTTCTGGCGCTGGGCGTTACCCGAATGAGCAAAAACAATGCCATTGTCAAAAAACTGCCTTCCGTTGAAACATTAGGTTCTGTTAATGTCATCTGTTCTGATAAAACCGGAACGCTGACCCAGAACAAAATGACAGTCGTGAAGTCTTACACCTACGAGAACATGCACCAGATCGACGCGGACATCAATCAAGTTGAATCCGATGAAGATGAACGCATGCTCGTTAAATCTTTCGTTCTGTGCTCCGATGCTACTGCCAACCCCGAACAGACTACCGGTGACCCGACGGAAATTGCCTTTATTGTTTACGGCAACCGGATCGGATTAACCAAGGAAGCCTTGAACAAGGAATTCCCGCGAGTTTCCGAAAAGCCGTTTGATTCCGATCGAAAACTCATGAGCACCTGCAACCGGGAATACGACCGGTATGTTGTCCATACAAAAGGTGCTGTGGATAATCTGCTCAAGATCTCCACCAAAGCCTATGTCGATGGCAGAGTAGTACCCATGACCAGCCAGATTCGGGATACCTATCTGGCCGAAGCGGAGAACCTGAGTAATGAAGCCCTGCGTGTCCTGGGTGCCGCCTACAAGTTCATCGACCATGTGGCTGGACCTGAAGAAATGGAACATGACCTGATATTCCTTGGCATGGTCGGCATGATCGACCCGCCCAGACTGGAAGTCAAGGATTCCGTCGCCATCGCCAAGCGGGCCGGCGTTAAGACCATCATGATCACCGGAGATCATAAAAACACCGCTGTCGCGATTGCGAAAGAACTTGGCATCGCGGATAAAAAGGAACAGGCGCTTACCGGTTCCGAAATTGAAGAAATGGATGAAGCGGAATTCATTGAAAACATCAACAACTGGCGTGTCTTTGCCCGTGTCTCACCGGAACATAAGGTCAAAATTGTCCGGGCGTTCAAGAGCCATGGCAACATCGTCTCCATGACCGGTGACGGAGTCAATGACGCACCGTCCCTGAAATTCGCTGACATCGGTGTCGCTATGGGCATCACCGGAACGGACGTCAGCAAAGGCGCTGCCGATATGATTCTGACTGATGACAACTTCACCACGATTGTTCGCGCAGTCGAAGAAGGCAGAAATATTTATGCCAACATTAAGAAAGCTGTCATCTTCCTCCTGTCCTGCAACCTTGGTGAGATCATCTCGATCTTCTTCGCCGTCCTTCTGGGCTGGCCCATTCCCCTGCTGGCAACTCAGATTCTCTGGGTCAATCTGGTGACGGATACCTTCCCGGCGATTTCTCTGGGCGTAGATCCAGGCGATCCGGATGCCATGCTGAAAAAGCCGAGAAATCCCAAGGACAGCTTCTTCTCCAACGGAGCGGGCGTTCGTGCAATCATCGGCGGTACCCTCATCGGTCTGCTGACGCTTGGTGCTTTTGTCTGGGGTCTGATGGAACGCGGAGTTCCTTTCTCCCAGATGACCTCCGACCTCGAACACAATGATGCGCTGGTTTATGCCAGAACCATGGCCTTTGTCGTCCTGGCTGCGTCCCAGCTGTTCTACTCGCTGTCCATGCGCAACCCGATCAAGAGCATATTCCAGGTCGGTCTGTTTAGCAATATCTATCTGGCTGGCTCCATCGTCCTGGGAATGCTGCTTCAGCTTGTCGTGATTGAGGTGCCCTTCCTGGCCAACGCCTTCGGGGTTCATGCTCTGCCACCCAAGGACTGGCTGATCGTCATCGGGTTTGCGCTCATCCCGCTGGCAGTCAATGAACTGATCAAAGCCATTGAGCGGATCTTTGACAAAGACCACTCCGATAACGAATTCTAA
- a CDS encoding GAF domain-containing protein yields the protein MVRVIKAQAEGESDPLALVCNATAIMEAYLEDINWIGYYLIRNQELVLGPFQGKPACSRIKIGEGVCGTAVEQKKSMRVADVDEFPGHIACDSASRSEIVVPVFYQGEVIAVIDCDSPSLNRFSEREVQALEQIAEFLSDRIYRILQ from the coding sequence ATGGTACGTGTTATCAAAGCGCAGGCTGAAGGGGAATCGGATCCGCTGGCACTCGTGTGCAACGCGACCGCAATCATGGAAGCTTATCTGGAGGATATCAACTGGATCGGTTACTATCTGATCCGAAACCAGGAGCTGGTTCTTGGTCCGTTCCAGGGGAAACCGGCCTGCAGCCGGATCAAGATCGGAGAGGGGGTCTGCGGTACTGCTGTCGAACAGAAGAAGAGCATGCGTGTGGCCGATGTGGATGAATTTCCGGGTCATATTGCCTGTGACAGTGCCTCCCGATCTGAAATTGTCGTTCCCGTCTTCTATCAGGGCGAGGTGATCGCTGTCATAGACTGTGACAGTCCCTCCCTGAATCGTTTTTCCGAGAGGGAAGTTCAGGCTCTCGAGCAAATCGCGGAATTCCTGTCCGACCGGATTTACCGGATTCTCCAGTGA